A region of Saimiri boliviensis isolate mSaiBol1 chromosome 8, mSaiBol1.pri, whole genome shotgun sequence DNA encodes the following proteins:
- the VWA5B2 gene encoding von Willebrand factor A domain-containing protein 5B2 isoform X3: MPGLYCPSSWTPLPLTDSWVRACANGPCLSVRARLTYRNPQPQPVDGVFVYPLAEAEVVSGFEAEAAGRRVSFQLQSRRRSQAACCRALGPGLGTPTPRRCPQGHLVLDLAQARSTLVLPTGLIAAAGTMTVTLHSSRELPSRPDGVLHVALPTVLTPLAPPGLPGPPRPPGLCDDRLGLCPTSCFGVGSPQEEGLAWEEPAAPRDVFSGPARCPAPYTFSFEMLVTGPCLLAGLESPSHALRADAPPHASSAATICVTLAEGHHCDRALEILLHPSEPHQPHLLLEAGSLSSAEYEARVRARRDFQRLQRRDSNGDRQVWFLQRRFHKDILLNPVLALSFCPDLSSKPGHLGTATRELLFLLDASSTAHKDAIVLAVKSLPPKTLINLAVFGTLVEPLFPESRPCSDDAVQLICESIETLQVPSGPPDVLAALDWAMGQPQHRAYPRQLFLLTAASPMAATIHRTLELMRWHRGTARCFSFGLGPTCPQLLQGLSALSRGQAYFLRPGERLQPMLVQALRKALEPALSDISVDWFVPDTVEALLTPREIPALYPGDQLLGYCSLFRVDSFRSHPPGGQEPGWQSLGGSVFPSPEDAPSAASPGTEPTGTSEPLGTGTVSAELSSTWAAGDSERTGTDALTDPVTDPGPNPASDTAIWRRIFQSSYIREQYVLTHCSASPEPGPGSTGSSESPGSQGPGSPEGSAPLDPPSQQGCRSLASGEPAGSRSCPLPAPTPAPFKVGALSAEMLGRQHRAALAGRSLSSPPGRANPVPSRPRKPSLGAAPDGPSPESGQQLGQGLDDSGNLLSPAPMDWDMLMEPPFLFTAVSPSGELAPPAAPPQAPRCHVVIRGLCGEQPVCWEVGVGLETLWGPGDGSQPASPPVREAAWDQALHRLTAASVVRDNEQLALRGGAETTADQGYARKCWLRALQTSKVSSALSCFTCPVAVDAATREILPGALQVCSSDPAEPPGTPPTSHSRLNAAPLPAAVYSKGLQGGYPAGAWDSDQNGNSKCVLGDSAAPTEGPRRSPPHPPSRLSLGRRRKFCSPDPGQANSSEGSDHDYLPLVRLQEAPGSFRLDAPFCAAVSISQERLCRASPFAVHRASLSPTSASLPWALLGPGVGQGDSAKASCSPSPSSGSEGPGQVDSGRGSDTEASEGAEGRGADLRGRTWATAVALAWLEHRCAAAFGEWELTAAKADCWLRAQHLPDGLDLAALKAAARGLFLLLRHWDQNLQLHLLCYSPANV, encoded by the exons ATGCCCGGTCTGTACTGCCCCTCCAGCTGGACGCCGCTGCCGCTCACGGACTCCTGGGTCCGGGCCTGCGCCAACGGCCCGTGCCTCAGCGTGCGGGCCCGGCTCACCTACCGCAACCCGCAGCCGCAGCCGGTGGACG GCGTGTTCGTGTACCCGCTGGCCGAGGCCGAGGTGGTGTCCGGCTTCGAGGCCGAGGCCGCCGGACGGCGCGTCTCCTTCCAGCTGCAGAGCCGGCGCCGCTCGCAGGCCGCCTGCTGCCGCGCGCTGGGCCCCGGGTTGGGGACCCCGACGCCCCGCCGCTGCCCGCAGG GTCATCTTGTCTTGGATCTGGCCCAGGCCCGGTCCACGTTGGTGCTGCCCACAGGCCTTATCGCCGCGGCTGGCACCATGACGGTGACCCTGCACAGTAGCCGGGAGCTGCCCTCAAGGCCTGACGGGGTGCTGCATGTGGCTCTGCCCACTGTGCTCACCCCGCTGGCCCCGCCAGGCCTGCCGGGCCCCCCCAGGCCTCCGGGGCTCTGTGACGACAGGTTGGGCCTATG CCCCACCAGCTGCTTCGGGGTAGGCAGCCCTCAGGAGGAAGGGCTGGCCTGGGAGGAGCCGGCTGCCCCTCGGGACGTGTTCTCAGGTCCTGCCCGCTGCCCTGCCCCATATACCTTCTCCTTCGAGATGCTGGTGACTGGGCCATGCCTGCTTGCAG GCCTGGAGAGCCCCTCTCATGCCCTGCGGGCAGATGCACCTCCTCATGCCAGCTCTGCAGCCACCATCTGTGTCACACTGGCAGAGGGCCACCACTGTGACCGGGCCTTGGAGATCCTGCTGCACCCCAGTG AGCCCCATCAGCCACACCTGCTGCTGGAGGCTGGCAGCCTGAGCTCAGCAGAATACGAGGCCCGGGTGAGGGCCCGCCGAGATTTTCAGAGGCTGCAGCGAAGGGACAGTAACGGGGACCGGCAG GTGTGGTTTCTGCAGCGGCGCTTCCACAAGGACATCCTGCTCAATCCCGTGCTGGCGCTGAGCTTCTGCCCTGACCTGAGCTCCAAGCCTGGACACCTGggcacagctactcgggagctccTCTTCCTGCTGGATGCCAGCAGCACAGCACACAAG GATGCCATTGTTTTGGCTGTGAAGTCTCTCCCGCCCAAGACGCTCATCAACCTGGCTGTGTTTGGGACGTTGGTGGAGCCACTCTTCCCAGAGAGCCGGCCTTGCAGTGAT GACGCTGTGCAGCTGATCTGCGAGAGCATTGAGACCTTGCAGGTTCCCAGTGGGCCCCCAGACGTGCTGGCTGCGCTGGACTGGGCCATGGGGCAGCCACAGCACAGGGCCTACCCTCGGCAGCTGTTCCTGCTCACTGCGGCCTCACCCATGGCTGCCACTATCCACCGAACCCTAGAGCTCATGAGGTGGCACAGGGGGACAGCCAG ATGCTTCTCCTTTGGGCTGGGGCCCACCTGCCCCCAGCTGCTCCAGGGTTTATCTGCCCTCAGCAGGGGCCAGGCCTATTTCCTGAGGCCTGGGGAGAGGCTGCAGCCCATG CTGGTGCAGGCTCTGCGGAAGGCACTGGAGCCTGCTTTGAGTGACATCTCTGTGGACTGGTTTGTGCCCGACACCGTGGAGGCACTGCTGACGCCCCGGGAGATCCCAGCACTCTACCCTGGGGACCAGCTGCTCGGTTACTGCTCACTCTTCAGGGTGGACAGCTTCCGGTCCCACCCACCAGGG GGTCAAGAGCCTGGCTGGCAGAGCTTGGGCGGGTCCGTGTTTCCATCCCCAGAAGATGCCCCATCTGCTGCCAGCCCTGGCACTGAGCCCACTGGCACCTCGGAGCCACTGGGAACAGGCACTGTGTCAGCAGAACTGTCCAGCACATGGGCTGCCGGGGACTCAGAGCGGA CAGGTACTGACGCTCTGACAGACCCAGTCACGGATCCTGGACCCAACCCTGCCTCTGACACAGCCATATGGCGCCGCATCTTCCAGTCCTCGTACATTCGGGAGCAGTACGTGCTCACCCACTGCTCTGCCAGCCCCGAGCCAGGCCCAGGCTCCACAGGCAGCAGTGAGTCCCCAGGCTCCCAGGGCCCTGGCTCCCCTGAGGGTAGTGCTCCCCTGGATCCCCCTTCTCAGCAGGGCTGCCGCAGTCTGGCCTCGGGAGAACCTGCAGGCTCCCGTTCCTGTCCCCTGCCTGCACCCACACCAGCTCCATTCAAG GTGGGCGCCTTGAGTGCTGAGATGCTGGGCCGGCAGCACAGAGCAGCTCTGGCTGGCCGAagcctctcctcccctccaggccGGGCAAACCCAGTTCCCAGCCGACCCCGGAAACCCTCTCTGGGTGCAGCCCCAGATGGCCCAAGTCCTGAGTCAGGCCAACAACTGGGACAGGGCCTGGATGACTCTG GAAACCTGCTCTCCCCAGCCCCCATGGACTGGGACATGCTGATGGAGCCACCCTTCTTGTTCACGGCTGTGTCTCCCAGTGGGGAGTTGGCTCCTCCAGCAGCGCCTCCCCAGGCTCCACGCTGCCATGTGGTGATCCGGGGCCTGTGTGGGGAGCAGCCTGtgtgctgggaggtgggggttgggcTGGAGACCCTGTGGGGGCCTGGAGATGGCTCACAGCCTGCCTCACCTCCTGTAAGAGAAGCTGCTTGGGACCAAGCTCTCCATCGGCTGACAGCAGCCTCTGTGGTCCGGGACAATGAGCAGCTGGCTCTCCGAGGAGGGGCAGAGACCACAGCTGACCAGG GCTATGCCCGGAAGTGCTGGCTTCGGGCCCTTCAGACAAGCAAGGTCAGCTCTGCCCTCTCCTGCTTCACTTGCCCTGTGGCCGTGGATGCTGCCACTAGGGAGATCCTGCCTGGGGCCCTGCAGGTGTGCAGCTCAG ACCCAGCCGAGCCCCCCGGAACCCCTCCCACCTCTCACAGCCGTCTAAATGCAGCTCCTCTGCCCGCTGCTGTCTACTCTAAAG GACTTCAGGGAGGCTATCCAGCCGGCGCCTGGGACTCGGACCAAAATGGCAACTCCAAGTGTGTTTTGGGGGACTCTGCTGCTCCCACGGAAGGGCCTCGCCGCTCACCTCCCCATCCGCCCTCTCGGCTCAGCCTGGGTCGCCGGCGCAAATTCTGCAGCCCCGACCCAGGCCAGGccaacagcagtgaaggcagcgaCCACGACTACCTGCCCTTG GTGCGGCTGCAGGAGGCGCCGGGCTCCTTCCGCCTGGACGCGCCCTTCTGCGCCGCTGTGAGCATCTCGCAGGAGCGCCTCTGCCGCGCCTCGCCCTTCGCCGTGCACCGCGCCAGCCTCAGCCCCACTTCGGCCTCGCTGCCCTGGGCACTTCTGGGCCCTGGTGTTGGCCAGGGTGACAGTGCCAAGGCCTCCTGCAGCCCGTCGCCCAGCTCGGGCTCCGAAGGTCCAGGCCAGGTGGACAGTGGGCGGGGCTCAGACACGGAGGCCTCGGAGGGGGCAGAAGGACGGGGCGCCGACCTGCGGGGCCGGACCTGGGCCACTGCCGTGGCGCTCGCCTGGCTGGAGCACCGATGCGCCGCTGCCTTCGGCGAGTGGGAACTGACAGCCGCCAAGGCTGACTGCTGGCTGCGGGCCCAGCACTTGCCTGACGGCCTCGACCTGGCCGCCCTCAAGGCCGCAGCCCGGgggctcttcctgctgctgcGCCACTGGGACCAGAACCTGCAGCTACACCTCCTGTGCTACAGCCCGGCGAACGTGTGA
- the VWA5B2 gene encoding von Willebrand factor A domain-containing protein 5B2 isoform X6, producing MPGLYCPSSWTPLPLTDSWVRACANGPCLSVRARLTYRNPQPQPVDGVFVYPLAEAEVVSGFEAEAAGRRVSFQLQSRRRSQAACCRALGPGLGTPTPRRCPQGHLVLDLAQARSTLVLPTGLIAAAGTMTVTLHSSRELPSRPDGVLHVALPTVLTPLAPPGLPGPPRPPGLCDDSPTSCFGVGSPQEEGLAWEEPAAPRDVFSGPARCPAPYTFSFEMLVTGPCLLAGLESPSHALRADAPPHASSAATICVTLAEGHHCDRALEILLHPSEPHQPHLLLEAGSLSSAEYEARVRARRDFQRLQRRDSNGDRQVWFLQRRFHKDILLNPVLALSFCPDLSSKPGHLGTATRELLFLLDASSTAHKDAIVLAVKSLPPKTLINLAVFGTLVEPLFPESRPCSDDAVQLICESIETLQVPSGPPDVLAALDWAMGQPQHRAYPRQLFLLTAASPMAATIHRTLELMRWHRGTARCFSFGLGPTCPQLLQGLSALSRGQAYFLRPGERLQPMLVQALRKALEPALSDISVDWFVPDTVEALLTPREIPALYPGDQLLGYCSLFRVDSFRSHPPGGQEPGWQSLGGSVFPSPEDAPSAASPGTEPTGTSEPLGTGTVSAELSSTWAAGDSERTGTDALTDPVTDPGPNPASDTAIWRRIFQSSYIREQYVLTHCSASPEPGPGSTGSSESPGSQGPGSPEGSAPLDPPSQQGCRSLASGEPAGSRSCPLPAPTPAPFKVGALSAEMLGRQHRAALAGRSLSSPPGRANPVPSRPRKPSLGAAPDGPSPESGQQLGQGLDDSGNLLSPAPMDWDMLMEPPFLFTAVSPSGELAPPAAPPQAPRCHVVIRGLCGEQPVCWEVGVGLETLWGPGDGSQPASPPVREAAWDQALHRLTAASVVRDNEQLALRGGAETTADQGYARKCWLRALQTSKVSSALSCFTCPVAVDAATREILPGALQVCSSDPAEPPGTPPTSHSRLNAAPLPAAVYSKGLQGGYPAGAWDSDQNGNSKCVLGDSAAPTEGPRRSPPHPPSRLSLGRRRKFCSPDPGQANSSEGSDHDYLPLVRLQEAPGSFRLDAPFCAAVSISQERLCRASPFAVHRASLSPTSASLPWALLGPGVGQGDSAKASCSPSPSSGSEGPGQVDSGRGSDTEASEGAEGRGADLRGRTWATAVALAWLEHRCAAAFGEWELTAAKADCWLRAQHLPDGLDLAALKAAARGLFLLLRHWDQNLQLHLLCYSPANV from the exons ATGCCCGGTCTGTACTGCCCCTCCAGCTGGACGCCGCTGCCGCTCACGGACTCCTGGGTCCGGGCCTGCGCCAACGGCCCGTGCCTCAGCGTGCGGGCCCGGCTCACCTACCGCAACCCGCAGCCGCAGCCGGTGGACG GCGTGTTCGTGTACCCGCTGGCCGAGGCCGAGGTGGTGTCCGGCTTCGAGGCCGAGGCCGCCGGACGGCGCGTCTCCTTCCAGCTGCAGAGCCGGCGCCGCTCGCAGGCCGCCTGCTGCCGCGCGCTGGGCCCCGGGTTGGGGACCCCGACGCCCCGCCGCTGCCCGCAGG GTCATCTTGTCTTGGATCTGGCCCAGGCCCGGTCCACGTTGGTGCTGCCCACAGGCCTTATCGCCGCGGCTGGCACCATGACGGTGACCCTGCACAGTAGCCGGGAGCTGCCCTCAAGGCCTGACGGGGTGCTGCATGTGGCTCTGCCCACTGTGCTCACCCCGCTGGCCCCGCCAGGCCTGCCGGGCCCCCCCAGGCCTCCGGGGCTCTGTGACGACAG CCCCACCAGCTGCTTCGGGGTAGGCAGCCCTCAGGAGGAAGGGCTGGCCTGGGAGGAGCCGGCTGCCCCTCGGGACGTGTTCTCAGGTCCTGCCCGCTGCCCTGCCCCATATACCTTCTCCTTCGAGATGCTGGTGACTGGGCCATGCCTGCTTGCAG GCCTGGAGAGCCCCTCTCATGCCCTGCGGGCAGATGCACCTCCTCATGCCAGCTCTGCAGCCACCATCTGTGTCACACTGGCAGAGGGCCACCACTGTGACCGGGCCTTGGAGATCCTGCTGCACCCCAGTG AGCCCCATCAGCCACACCTGCTGCTGGAGGCTGGCAGCCTGAGCTCAGCAGAATACGAGGCCCGGGTGAGGGCCCGCCGAGATTTTCAGAGGCTGCAGCGAAGGGACAGTAACGGGGACCGGCAG GTGTGGTTTCTGCAGCGGCGCTTCCACAAGGACATCCTGCTCAATCCCGTGCTGGCGCTGAGCTTCTGCCCTGACCTGAGCTCCAAGCCTGGACACCTGggcacagctactcgggagctccTCTTCCTGCTGGATGCCAGCAGCACAGCACACAAG GATGCCATTGTTTTGGCTGTGAAGTCTCTCCCGCCCAAGACGCTCATCAACCTGGCTGTGTTTGGGACGTTGGTGGAGCCACTCTTCCCAGAGAGCCGGCCTTGCAGTGAT GACGCTGTGCAGCTGATCTGCGAGAGCATTGAGACCTTGCAGGTTCCCAGTGGGCCCCCAGACGTGCTGGCTGCGCTGGACTGGGCCATGGGGCAGCCACAGCACAGGGCCTACCCTCGGCAGCTGTTCCTGCTCACTGCGGCCTCACCCATGGCTGCCACTATCCACCGAACCCTAGAGCTCATGAGGTGGCACAGGGGGACAGCCAG ATGCTTCTCCTTTGGGCTGGGGCCCACCTGCCCCCAGCTGCTCCAGGGTTTATCTGCCCTCAGCAGGGGCCAGGCCTATTTCCTGAGGCCTGGGGAGAGGCTGCAGCCCATG CTGGTGCAGGCTCTGCGGAAGGCACTGGAGCCTGCTTTGAGTGACATCTCTGTGGACTGGTTTGTGCCCGACACCGTGGAGGCACTGCTGACGCCCCGGGAGATCCCAGCACTCTACCCTGGGGACCAGCTGCTCGGTTACTGCTCACTCTTCAGGGTGGACAGCTTCCGGTCCCACCCACCAGGG GGTCAAGAGCCTGGCTGGCAGAGCTTGGGCGGGTCCGTGTTTCCATCCCCAGAAGATGCCCCATCTGCTGCCAGCCCTGGCACTGAGCCCACTGGCACCTCGGAGCCACTGGGAACAGGCACTGTGTCAGCAGAACTGTCCAGCACATGGGCTGCCGGGGACTCAGAGCGGA CAGGTACTGACGCTCTGACAGACCCAGTCACGGATCCTGGACCCAACCCTGCCTCTGACACAGCCATATGGCGCCGCATCTTCCAGTCCTCGTACATTCGGGAGCAGTACGTGCTCACCCACTGCTCTGCCAGCCCCGAGCCAGGCCCAGGCTCCACAGGCAGCAGTGAGTCCCCAGGCTCCCAGGGCCCTGGCTCCCCTGAGGGTAGTGCTCCCCTGGATCCCCCTTCTCAGCAGGGCTGCCGCAGTCTGGCCTCGGGAGAACCTGCAGGCTCCCGTTCCTGTCCCCTGCCTGCACCCACACCAGCTCCATTCAAG GTGGGCGCCTTGAGTGCTGAGATGCTGGGCCGGCAGCACAGAGCAGCTCTGGCTGGCCGAagcctctcctcccctccaggccGGGCAAACCCAGTTCCCAGCCGACCCCGGAAACCCTCTCTGGGTGCAGCCCCAGATGGCCCAAGTCCTGAGTCAGGCCAACAACTGGGACAGGGCCTGGATGACTCTG GAAACCTGCTCTCCCCAGCCCCCATGGACTGGGACATGCTGATGGAGCCACCCTTCTTGTTCACGGCTGTGTCTCCCAGTGGGGAGTTGGCTCCTCCAGCAGCGCCTCCCCAGGCTCCACGCTGCCATGTGGTGATCCGGGGCCTGTGTGGGGAGCAGCCTGtgtgctgggaggtgggggttgggcTGGAGACCCTGTGGGGGCCTGGAGATGGCTCACAGCCTGCCTCACCTCCTGTAAGAGAAGCTGCTTGGGACCAAGCTCTCCATCGGCTGACAGCAGCCTCTGTGGTCCGGGACAATGAGCAGCTGGCTCTCCGAGGAGGGGCAGAGACCACAGCTGACCAGG GCTATGCCCGGAAGTGCTGGCTTCGGGCCCTTCAGACAAGCAAGGTCAGCTCTGCCCTCTCCTGCTTCACTTGCCCTGTGGCCGTGGATGCTGCCACTAGGGAGATCCTGCCTGGGGCCCTGCAGGTGTGCAGCTCAG ACCCAGCCGAGCCCCCCGGAACCCCTCCCACCTCTCACAGCCGTCTAAATGCAGCTCCTCTGCCCGCTGCTGTCTACTCTAAAG GACTTCAGGGAGGCTATCCAGCCGGCGCCTGGGACTCGGACCAAAATGGCAACTCCAAGTGTGTTTTGGGGGACTCTGCTGCTCCCACGGAAGGGCCTCGCCGCTCACCTCCCCATCCGCCCTCTCGGCTCAGCCTGGGTCGCCGGCGCAAATTCTGCAGCCCCGACCCAGGCCAGGccaacagcagtgaaggcagcgaCCACGACTACCTGCCCTTG GTGCGGCTGCAGGAGGCGCCGGGCTCCTTCCGCCTGGACGCGCCCTTCTGCGCCGCTGTGAGCATCTCGCAGGAGCGCCTCTGCCGCGCCTCGCCCTTCGCCGTGCACCGCGCCAGCCTCAGCCCCACTTCGGCCTCGCTGCCCTGGGCACTTCTGGGCCCTGGTGTTGGCCAGGGTGACAGTGCCAAGGCCTCCTGCAGCCCGTCGCCCAGCTCGGGCTCCGAAGGTCCAGGCCAGGTGGACAGTGGGCGGGGCTCAGACACGGAGGCCTCGGAGGGGGCAGAAGGACGGGGCGCCGACCTGCGGGGCCGGACCTGGGCCACTGCCGTGGCGCTCGCCTGGCTGGAGCACCGATGCGCCGCTGCCTTCGGCGAGTGGGAACTGACAGCCGCCAAGGCTGACTGCTGGCTGCGGGCCCAGCACTTGCCTGACGGCCTCGACCTGGCCGCCCTCAAGGCCGCAGCCCGGgggctcttcctgctgctgcGCCACTGGGACCAGAACCTGCAGCTACACCTCCTGTGCTACAGCCCGGCGAACGTGTGA